The region TTTACCGGCATCCTGCCATATCCGAGGTGTCAGTAATTGGCATACCGGACGAACATTGGGGTGAAGTGGTGAAGGCGGTGGTAGTCCTCAAGAACGAGGCGTCAGCGACCGAGGCGGAACTGATCGCGTTTTGTGGTGAGTGCTTGGCCGGCTATAAGAAGCCGAAGACCGTTGATTTCTGGAAAGAGTTGCCGAAAAGCCCCCAAGGAAAAATATTGAAAAAAGAGATTCGTACCTATTACGCAGCCAAGTGATGGAGAACTGGTTTTGGATAAAAATAGGCAGGGCCGGTCGTTGACTGACCGGCCCTGCCTGAGTAACTGACCAGTGTTGCTTCTTCTGTTGAGCTAAATTTATTTCCTCAAGATATAGTTGTTTCAGGAATCAATCCCGATCCTCTCTTGGGAAGAGTATTGTGTCTCTCATCATCCTCTCGTCTTTTGCCGTAGTATAGCCTTTACAGACGGAAGAGTAACCCATGGCCTAAAGCGTACCATTCCTGCTTTCGTGGTGCCGTTTATGTTTGTCCTATCGCTTACAGGATAGGACTCTTTTTTTGAAGGTCCATGTCTTATCCATGGACGTTCGCTGCTGTGGTTTCGGCATGGCAGGCATTGCTGGAGGCGCAAACTCTTGATTTCTCAAGCGGACTTTGTTGTCGAGAGAATTGATCTCATCGCCCTTGGATTTCTCCTGGCCTGCTCATCAATAGCCTTAGATATTGTGTTACTGCATGGTCTTGATTGGCCTCATGATGATATGGCAAAAGATCACGATAAAAAGGGTTACTATTGCGCCTACAGGAAAATAGCGATGTAACCCCAAAAATCGAGTTCAATACTGCACACCGGTTCCATTGACCCATGCTGGCCAATCATGCCGGGATGCTACAGTCCGAAAATAGACGCCCTTAAACGGGATAGTTATATGTTCCACCCGCCGGAGACGGGAATTGAGGCGCCTGTTATAAAACCTGCGTCTTCAGAAGCAAGAAAAGCTACTACCCGCGCGACATCCTCCGGCTCGCCGATCCTGCCCAGGAGGGTTTCGGAAAGAATAGGCGCCTTATATTTTTCCGGCATTGCTATTATCGGAGGGGTCCGTATCAGTCCGGGCACCACTGCGTTCACTGTCACGCCGTCAGGGCCGGCTTCTCTTGCGGTAGTTTTCGTCAATCCCACGACTGCTGCCTTCGCGGTTGCGTAGGCAGCCTCCCCCTTAGCTCCCAGAAGTCCATAGATGGAGCTTACGTTGATGATTCGGCCCCATTTTGTGGCTCTCATGCCAGGCAAAAAGGCTTTAGTAAGAAGGAAAGGGACTATGACGTGAATTCCCATGACCTCGTTAAAATCCTGTGTATCTATTTTCGCCGTGACGCCTGGGCGGTCAAATCCTGCATTATTAACGAGGATGTCGATCCTTGCCTCCGCCTTGATTTGTTCTGTAAGCTTGAGGAGCGGTTCCGTATGGGTAAGATCAATGATGTGGGCAAGAACCGAAGCCGCGCTCGCAGACAAGTGTTCCACGACCTTGGGTAAAGTACCCCTGTTCTTGTCGATAAGTACCAGTTTTGCTCCCCTCTCGGCAAATACTTCTGCGCAGGCTCGGCCGATACCCTGACCTGCCCCTGTGATGAGCGCCGTGCGGCCGGTGAGATTCATATGGATTCTCCTTTCTTGGTGACTGCCTCTGCAACACGCAGTCAGCGGTTGTATGATTAGATTCCAGTTTAACGAATACTGGAAGAACTTACAAGTAATTCACAGCTCTACGCTCTGGCGGCTGCCCCCCTTGGCAAGCGTAGGCGACCGGACCATATAATTTTTTAATCTAAGGATACCTGAGTTGTGGTAATCTTTATCAAACGCCAAGTAGTCGTCGGGGCAATATATTCAAGGAGGTCAGGGAGATGGCATTGCCGATTATACTCAGCAAAGGAAAATTTACCGCTCAGTTCCGAAGGCGGTTTTTCTCGTACTGTGAGAATATAAATGCAGGGGATTATCCGTTGACCAGATGGAAGCAGTGGACGGATAATCCGGCCATCGTTATATTTCGAGCCGTCCGGGACGGAAAGACGGCCGGTTGGATCGCCTACGACAAAAGTAGAAGCAGAGTTCAGGAAATCTGTATTGACGGAAGAGGCAGCATGCCTGAGCTCTGGACGGCGATGATGGATGCCCTTATCGTTCGTGAGAATTTGATTGCATTCGAGCTGCTGGCCGACGATGCGGGCAAATATAACTGGGCTGTGGAATATGGTTTCCGACCCACTCATACATTCAAGATGAACGGCGGCATCCCTCTTGTCCAGATGGATTTGAGTTGGGCGATACTTCGCGAGAAGCTGGATGGGCTCCAGCCCGCAGCGGCTTACAGGACGAAAGAGAAGGTGGCTATCGAGAGGGTGCCTGAAACCAGTACCAATGAAGAGGTCAAAACAGGGCTTCGACGCCTGATACGTAAACTGGGTGGGCTGAAGCGATTTGTAAAGCCGGGCCAGACCGTGGTTATAAAGCCGAATGTGGTGAGCGACCATGGATTGAAGGATGGCGAATATAAGGGCGGTATCATCACAGACATAAGGGTGGTGAGGGCCTTGACGGAGATCCTTCTCCCTGTCGCTGCAAGAGTAATCATTGCCGAAGGGTCTTCAATAAACCGGAGCGAAACCTCCAAAATGTTCGCACATTACGGC is a window of Syntrophobacterales bacterium DNA encoding:
- a CDS encoding SDR family oxidoreductase; this encodes MNLTGRTALITGAGQGIGRACAEVFAERGAKLVLIDKNRGTLPKVVEHLSASAASVLAHIIDLTHTEPLLKLTEQIKAEARIDILVNNAGFDRPGVTAKIDTQDFNEVMGIHVIVPFLLTKAFLPGMRATKWGRIINVSSIYGLLGAKGEAAYATAKAAVVGLTKTTAREAGPDGVTVNAVVPGLIRTPPIIAMPEKYKAPILSETLLGRIGEPEDVARVVAFLASEDAGFITGASIPVSGGWNI